One Peribacillus simplex NBRC 15720 = DSM 1321 genomic region harbors:
- a CDS encoding dihydrodipicolinate synthase family protein, protein MDFHGIIPPVVTLFDETGNLDMALNRRYIDLLISRNIDGILLMGSSGEFSSLTTEERKLYVREMIKHINGRVPVMAGVGHTALKEVHELTSYAEEHGANGVLVVNPYYWKLSDEQLYRHFSSVANHTNLQVFIYNIPLLTGQNLSIELIKKLAVDHSNIAGIKETVSDFGHLRQVLAEVKKVRSDFRVFSAFDEHLLPAQMIGAAGSINGSAVFAPEISVHLYESYHKGDLAEAQKNHQVISKLMDVYNYGPTFFTAMKEAVHQRWFDIAAGHRPPCDVYPADLSDKVAALLKNIDMKEGVQK, encoded by the coding sequence ATGGACTTTCATGGCATCATTCCACCGGTAGTGACCTTATTTGATGAAACGGGGAACTTAGATATGGCGCTGAACAGAAGGTATATCGACCTATTAATCTCACGGAATATTGACGGTATTTTGTTAATGGGTAGTTCAGGTGAGTTCTCATCACTTACAACAGAAGAAAGAAAATTATACGTACGCGAAATGATAAAGCACATTAACGGACGAGTGCCAGTTATGGCCGGAGTCGGTCATACCGCATTAAAAGAGGTGCATGAACTGACTTCTTATGCAGAAGAGCATGGAGCGAACGGCGTTCTCGTAGTCAACCCATATTACTGGAAGCTGTCTGACGAGCAATTATACCGGCATTTTTCCAGCGTAGCGAATCATACTAATTTGCAAGTTTTCATTTATAACATCCCGCTCTTGACGGGACAAAATTTATCAATCGAATTGATTAAAAAATTAGCCGTAGATCATTCTAACATTGCAGGTATTAAAGAGACGGTCAGTGATTTTGGCCACCTTCGTCAAGTGCTGGCGGAAGTTAAGAAAGTTCGCAGTGATTTTCGAGTCTTCTCTGCGTTTGACGAGCATTTGCTTCCGGCTCAAATGATTGGTGCAGCTGGGAGCATTAATGGAAGCGCTGTATTTGCCCCGGAAATATCCGTTCATTTATATGAATCGTATCATAAAGGTGATCTTGCAGAAGCACAGAAAAATCATCAAGTGATTTCAAAACTGATGGATGTGTACAATTACGGTCCGACATTTTTTACAGCCATGAAAGAAGCCGTTCATCAGCGCTGGTTTGACATTGCGGCAGGACACCGTCCACCATGCGATGTATACCCTGCTGATTTGAGTGACAAAGTAGCTGCTCTCTTAAAAAATATAGATATGAAAGAAGGCGTCCAAAAATGA
- the gucD gene encoding alpha-ketoglutaric semialdehyde dehydrogenase GucD: protein MISTTFATKTYKNFINNEWVSASSGNTIESINPADKEPVGYVQSSTEDDLNKAVASAHKAKSDWRRLGQSARGQILFKAANILEENLDEIAETMTREMGKTLPEAKGETARGVAILRYYAGEGMRKDGDVIPSSDKDALMFTKRTPLGVVGIITPWNFPVAIPIWKMAPALVYGNSIVWKPATEGAVTAAKVMECFTKAGFPEGVVNFITGKGSIIGQGLIDHPHLNAITFTGSESVGQSVAKSASARGIKYQLEMGGKNPVIVTKDANIDQAVEAVISGGFRSSGQKCTASSRVVVESLVYDEFKQKLVKAAAAITVGNGLQEGIWMGPCASESQFNTVTEYIEKGKQEGAKLIHGGEILTGGDYDRGFFITPAIFEDVTSEMEIAQAEIFGPVIALIKATDLVEAIDLANNTKYGLSASIFTSNISSILEFIDEIEAGLVRINAESAGVELQAPFGGMKASSTGSREQGEAAKEFYTAIKTVFIKGS from the coding sequence ATGATATCAACTACATTTGCAACGAAAACATATAAAAATTTCATTAATAATGAGTGGGTGAGTGCATCTTCTGGAAATACAATCGAAAGCATTAATCCTGCGGACAAAGAACCGGTTGGCTACGTTCAAAGCTCAACGGAAGATGACTTGAACAAAGCTGTAGCTTCTGCGCATAAAGCAAAGAGTGATTGGCGCAGGCTCGGGCAGTCTGCCCGTGGACAAATCCTTTTCAAAGCGGCCAATATATTGGAAGAAAATCTAGATGAAATTGCCGAAACCATGACTCGCGAAATGGGTAAAACGTTACCGGAAGCAAAAGGTGAAACGGCACGAGGTGTTGCAATCCTGCGTTACTATGCTGGGGAAGGGATGCGGAAAGACGGAGATGTTATCCCATCATCCGATAAAGATGCCCTAATGTTTACGAAACGCACCCCACTTGGTGTTGTCGGGATAATCACGCCATGGAACTTCCCGGTTGCAATTCCCATTTGGAAAATGGCTCCTGCTCTTGTATATGGCAACTCAATCGTATGGAAACCCGCTACGGAGGGTGCCGTTACAGCAGCGAAAGTGATGGAATGCTTCACCAAAGCAGGCTTCCCTGAGGGCGTAGTGAACTTCATTACCGGTAAGGGGTCGATCATCGGTCAAGGACTCATAGATCATCCGCATTTAAATGCGATCACATTTACCGGTTCTGAAAGTGTCGGTCAGAGCGTCGCAAAATCAGCTTCCGCCCGCGGGATAAAATACCAGCTTGAAATGGGTGGCAAGAATCCAGTCATCGTAACGAAAGATGCGAACATCGACCAAGCTGTCGAGGCGGTCATCAGCGGTGGATTTCGTTCCTCCGGCCAGAAATGCACAGCTTCAAGTCGTGTTGTTGTTGAATCATTGGTCTATGATGAATTCAAACAAAAACTGGTAAAAGCAGCAGCGGCAATTACAGTCGGCAACGGTCTTCAAGAAGGTATTTGGATGGGCCCATGTGCAAGCGAAAGCCAGTTCAATACGGTGACAGAGTACATTGAAAAAGGCAAGCAGGAGGGCGCAAAACTCATACATGGCGGGGAGATATTAACTGGCGGAGACTATGATAGAGGCTTTTTCATTACACCAGCGATTTTTGAAGACGTGACGTCCGAAATGGAGATTGCACAGGCAGAAATTTTTGGGCCAGTTATCGCGCTTATAAAAGCAACCGATCTTGTCGAAGCGATTGACTTGGCAAATAATACGAAATACGGATTGAGTGCATCAATCTTTACATCAAATATTAGCTCAATTCTGGAATTCATTGATGAAATTGAAGCAGGGCTTGTCCGCATTAACGCAGAAAGCGCGGGCGTAGAGTTGCAAGCTCCATTCGGAGGCATGAAAGCATCGAGCACGGGTTCGCGAGAGCAAGGTGAAGCTGCGAAAGAATTTTATACTGCCATAAAAACAGTTTTTATTAAAGGTTCTTAA
- the larC gene encoding nickel insertion protein, whose translation MNRPPDHEHLDEQMVKMEVNLDDISGEWLGHVMDLLFESGANDVYYTPIFMKKNRPGVLLQLLCSQQMILKMKKILFAETTTLGIRYHPLTVHRLERSFFTVHTQWGEVTIKRGFHGGLPMQQAPEYEDCRKIAVQNNIPLKQVYEEVWKCLGEVVEK comes from the coding sequence ATGAACCGACCACCTGATCATGAGCATCTTGATGAACAAATGGTAAAAATGGAAGTGAATCTTGATGATATTTCCGGTGAATGGCTTGGACATGTAATGGATTTGCTGTTTGAATCAGGAGCAAATGATGTATATTATACGCCAATCTTTATGAAAAAAAATCGACCGGGGGTGTTATTGCAACTTCTCTGTTCACAGCAGATGATTTTGAAAATGAAAAAGATATTATTTGCCGAAACGACGACGCTCGGTATACGCTACCATCCTCTTACCGTGCACAGGCTCGAACGATCTTTTTTCACTGTACATACACAATGGGGAGAAGTGACGATAAAGAGAGGGTTCCATGGGGGTTTGCCCATGCAGCAGGCACCTGAATATGAAGATTGCCGTAAAATTGCCGTACAGAACAATATACCGCTTAAACAGGTGTATGAAGAAGTATGGAAGTGTCTCGGGGAGGTGGTAGAGAAATGA
- a CDS encoding C-terminal binding protein, which produces MTFKILLTDYEFEHLQYEEEVFQESGLDIDFIKAQCKTEEEVMEKAKEADAILNQYAPISRRVIESLENTKIISRYGVGVNTIDLNAAKEKGITVANVPDYGMEEVSNHALALLLSSARKVTLLNKEVKKGNWDFKVCVPIHRFNEQTVGVLGFGRIPRRLIEKVKPLGFKTAAYDPFVSAADMAAVGVQKMDLDEIIGEADYLSIHVPLIDDTYHLINEERLKRMKSNAVIINTARGPIIDEKALSYALEKGIIAGAALDVTENEPVRIDSPLLTMDNVIITPHSAWYSEEAMVELRQKAARNIVQVLKGEKTPYALT; this is translated from the coding sequence ATGACCTTCAAAATATTGTTAACGGATTACGAATTTGAGCATTTGCAATATGAAGAAGAGGTTTTTCAAGAAAGCGGACTGGATATCGATTTCATCAAAGCGCAATGCAAAACGGAAGAAGAAGTAATGGAGAAGGCAAAAGAAGCGGATGCAATCTTAAATCAATATGCTCCTATCTCACGCCGAGTCATTGAGTCGCTTGAGAACACCAAAATCATTTCCCGCTATGGTGTTGGCGTCAATACAATTGATCTCAATGCGGCTAAGGAAAAGGGGATTACTGTCGCCAATGTACCGGATTATGGCATGGAAGAAGTATCGAATCATGCATTGGCACTTTTACTTTCGTCGGCGCGGAAAGTGACACTGTTAAACAAGGAAGTGAAAAAAGGTAACTGGGACTTTAAAGTGTGTGTACCGATTCATCGTTTTAACGAGCAAACTGTTGGGGTTCTAGGCTTTGGCCGGATTCCGCGCCGTTTGATTGAAAAGGTGAAACCGCTCGGTTTTAAAACTGCTGCTTACGACCCTTTCGTATCGGCGGCAGACATGGCTGCTGTCGGGGTTCAAAAAATGGATCTTGACGAAATTATAGGCGAAGCCGATTATTTGTCGATCCATGTGCCCTTAATTGATGATACATACCACCTGATCAATGAGGAGCGCCTTAAACGAATGAAAAGTAATGCGGTCATCATTAACACGGCACGTGGACCGATAATCGATGAAAAAGCACTTTCCTATGCACTTGAAAAAGGGATAATTGCAGGTGCAGCACTTGATGTGACAGAAAATGAGCCAGTCCGCATCGATAGCCCGCTACTCACAATGGACAATGTCATCATTACACCGCACAGCGCCTGGTATTCTGAGGAAGCGATGGTTGAACTTCGTCAAAAAGCAGCAAGAAATATCGTTCAGGTCTTAAAAGGAGAAAAAACACCATACGCATTAACCTAA
- the larC gene encoding nickel pincer cofactor biosynthesis protein LarC — protein MRTLYFDCFSGISGDMVIGALIDAGADPVQMEEELKKLNIDEEYNLSWGKVVKNGITSTKFDVILTSKSEQTHEHSHSHGHEHSHEHEHNHSHVLHHHHGSRTYKQIVEAINEANFNESVTNRSLAIFKKIGEAEGHIHGLPLEKVHFHEVGAVDSIIDIIGAAILIDQLGIESVQSSAIPTGSGHIHIDHGIYPVPAPATLEILKGVPIASNDIRFELTTPTGAAIAAVLAETFGSLPAMTVESIGYGAGTKTFENHPNVLRIIIGEIQ, from the coding sequence ATGAGGACTTTATATTTTGACTGCTTTTCCGGCATAAGCGGAGATATGGTTATTGGTGCATTGATTGATGCAGGTGCAGACCCTGTACAAATGGAAGAAGAGTTAAAAAAGCTGAACATAGATGAAGAATATAATCTGTCATGGGGGAAGGTCGTCAAAAATGGCATTACGAGTACTAAATTTGATGTCATTCTTACCAGTAAATCAGAGCAAACACATGAACACAGCCACAGTCATGGACACGAACACAGTCATGAACACGAACACAACCATAGCCATGTGCTTCACCATCATCATGGCAGTCGTACCTACAAACAAATTGTGGAGGCTATCAATGAGGCAAACTTTAATGAATCGGTAACGAACAGGTCACTAGCCATTTTTAAGAAGATTGGTGAAGCGGAAGGGCACATACACGGGCTTCCTCTTGAAAAAGTTCACTTTCACGAGGTAGGAGCAGTAGATTCAATAATAGATATAATCGGAGCTGCAATTTTAATCGATCAGCTAGGTATTGAATCAGTTCAGTCATCAGCCATTCCAACTGGATCTGGACATATACATATTGATCACGGCATATATCCTGTTCCTGCACCTGCCACTCTTGAAATATTAAAGGGGGTACCGATTGCATCAAACGATATTCGATTTGAATTGACAACGCCGACCGGTGCTGCCATCGCGGCAGTTTTAGCTGAAACATTTGGCTCGCTTCCAGCCATGACTGTCGAATCGATTGGCTATGGTGCGGGAACAAAAACATTTGAAAATCATCCGAACGTCCTTCGCATTATCATTGGGGAAATTCAATGA
- a CDS encoding U32 family peptidase: protein MKESRDLLEQLGYPSTDLKELPTSKKTFPDGAQYRIELPSVEGPAALKETLKEIDRLGLTVHRISQGSGIMLQTDEEIKEMCEMTAERGMELSLFVGPRGSWDVSAGPLTPGGKSQGIRHEGSDQLVYAMEDLKRGAALGLRGALVADEGLLLLTKEMKKYGQLPEDFVVKVSVQMGSANPVSVKLMEDIGADTYNVPPALTLSKLAAIRQSINIPIDLYVEVPDTFGGFLRYYEIPEIIRVLAPVYIKFGLRNHPDVYPSGKQWESTNISLAQERVRRAAIGIQMIERYFPEAKTSKLGAEGLGIAKIEKAAAK, encoded by the coding sequence ATGAAAGAATCACGCGACTTGCTCGAACAATTAGGCTACCCATCTACTGATCTTAAAGAACTGCCTACATCAAAGAAAACATTTCCAGATGGCGCTCAATACCGCATTGAACTACCAAGTGTTGAAGGTCCAGCTGCCCTAAAAGAAACATTGAAAGAAATTGACCGCCTCGGTTTGACTGTTCACCGAATATCTCAGGGAAGCGGCATCATGCTTCAAACGGATGAAGAAATTAAAGAAATGTGTGAAATGACAGCAGAGCGCGGAATGGAGCTGAGTTTGTTTGTCGGTCCCAGGGGTTCATGGGATGTCAGTGCGGGACCGCTTACGCCAGGAGGTAAATCTCAGGGAATCCGCCATGAAGGATCGGACCAGCTTGTTTATGCCATGGAAGACTTGAAAAGAGGAGCTGCACTTGGTCTTCGCGGTGCGTTAGTTGCGGATGAAGGACTCCTTCTTTTAACGAAAGAAATGAAAAAATACGGACAGCTTCCGGAAGACTTTGTTGTTAAAGTATCGGTTCAAATGGGTTCAGCCAATCCAGTATCCGTTAAATTAATGGAAGACATCGGAGCGGATACCTACAACGTGCCACCTGCATTAACGCTGTCTAAACTTGCAGCGATCCGACAATCAATAAACATTCCAATTGATTTATACGTTGAAGTGCCGGATACCTTCGGCGGCTTTCTTCGCTATTATGAAATACCAGAAATTATCCGTGTATTGGCGCCTGTATACATCAAATTTGGTCTACGTAATCACCCTGATGTATACCCATCAGGGAAACAATGGGAAAGTACGAACATCTCACTCGCTCAAGAACGTGTACGCCGTGCCGCAATTGGTATTCAAATGATCGAACGATACTTTCCAGAAGCAAAAACATCGAAACTCGGTGCAGAAGGACTCGGAATTGCGAAAATCGAAAAGGCAGCAGCAAAATAG
- the larB gene encoding nickel pincer cofactor biosynthesis protein LarB — translation MIDDILELVQKGSLTVAEAKEKLASYENLGFVKIDHHRKRRQGFPEIVFGEGKTAEQILTIVQSLRARNDSVLVTRISPEKAVFVQKECSDFEYNDMARTLAWVKEKPKSVGSYIAIVCAGTSDLSVAEEAAVTAETLGIPVRRIYDVGVAGLHRLLDNIDEIRGATVSVCVAGMEGALPSVLGGLVTNPIIAVPTSIGYGANFHGLSALLSMLNSCASGVSVVNIDNGFGAAYNAAIIYKLVHKREVNCDEDFIF, via the coding sequence ATGATTGACGATATTTTGGAGCTGGTTCAAAAGGGTTCATTGACAGTCGCGGAAGCAAAGGAAAAACTTGCATCCTATGAAAATTTAGGGTTTGTAAAAATCGATCATCATCGTAAGAGAAGACAAGGCTTTCCCGAAATTGTGTTTGGAGAAGGGAAAACAGCTGAACAAATTTTAACGATTGTACAATCACTGCGGGCAAGGAATGATTCTGTACTTGTGACTCGTATTTCTCCGGAAAAAGCAGTATTTGTACAAAAAGAATGTAGTGATTTTGAGTATAACGATATGGCACGAACACTTGCATGGGTTAAAGAAAAACCTAAATCTGTTGGTTCATATATTGCAATTGTGTGCGCCGGGACATCAGATTTGTCCGTTGCTGAAGAAGCAGCCGTGACGGCCGAAACACTAGGTATTCCAGTCAGGCGTATATACGATGTTGGTGTTGCTGGACTGCACCGCCTCCTTGATAATATTGACGAGATACGAGGGGCTACGGTATCAGTTTGTGTCGCGGGGATGGAAGGGGCACTTCCAAGTGTTTTAGGTGGCCTTGTCACGAATCCAATTATTGCTGTGCCGACAAGTATTGGTTACGGTGCTAATTTTCACGGTTTATCGGCACTGTTATCGATGCTCAATTCATGCGCATCGGGTGTAAGTGTGGTGAACATCGATAATGGATTTGGTGCAGCCTACAATGCAGCGATTATATACAAACTTGTACATAAGAGGGAGGTCAATTGTGATGAGGACTTTATATTTTGA
- a CDS encoding enolase C-terminal domain-like protein, whose product MKISLPSKNFIIQEQSLGIHYYEGKDILDYMKNPELFDYENGYVNIPDKPGLGVDIAEKKVKQAAETGHDWKNPIWRKEDGIIAEW is encoded by the coding sequence TTGAAAATCTCTCTTCCTTCCAAAAATTTCATTATTCAGGAGCAAAGCCTTGGTATTCATTACTACGAAGGCAAGGACATTCTCGATTATATGAAAAATCCAGAATTATTCGATTATGAAAATGGTTATGTGAACATTCCGGATAAACCGGGTCTTGGGGTGGATATTGCTGAGAAAAAAGTGAAGCAGGCAGCAGAAACCGGACATGATTGGAAAAACCCAATTTGGCGTAAAGAAGACGGAATTATCGCTGAATGGTAA
- a CDS encoding fumarylacetoacetate hydrolase family protein yields MKIATFSVQTEQHIGIVQDDQIISLTVLGPEEFPSCMKKFIERGSELRSRAEQLIEQRVNDDAIFKLSEVKILPPIAKPDKIICVGLNYFDHCKETGMEPPDSPVIFSKYANAIAGHNDAIEIPINSTEVDFEAELAFVIGREAKHVSEEEAYDYVFGYTIMNDISARDLQFQDGQWSRGKTADTFAPFGPVVVTHEEVGDPHNLAISLELNGEIMQDSNTSNLIFTVPKIISFLSQSMTLKPGDLIATGTPPGVGMGRNPKIWLKNGDRMNVSIERIGTLSNYVKA; encoded by the coding sequence ATGAAAATAGCGACTTTTTCCGTGCAAACCGAACAGCACATCGGCATTGTTCAAGATGATCAAATTATTAGCTTAACGGTTCTCGGTCCAGAAGAATTTCCTTCTTGTATGAAAAAATTTATAGAACGAGGCAGCGAATTGCGTTCACGTGCTGAACAGTTAATCGAGCAACGGGTAAATGACGATGCAATATTCAAACTGTCAGAAGTAAAGATCCTGCCGCCAATCGCAAAGCCGGATAAAATCATTTGCGTAGGACTTAACTATTTTGATCATTGCAAGGAAACCGGGATGGAGCCGCCAGATTCGCCGGTCATTTTTTCAAAATATGCGAATGCGATTGCCGGACATAATGATGCGATTGAAATCCCAATTAATTCAACCGAGGTCGACTTTGAGGCAGAGCTTGCGTTTGTCATTGGAAGAGAAGCGAAACATGTGTCAGAAGAAGAAGCGTATGACTACGTCTTTGGCTATACGATTATGAATGATATTAGCGCCCGAGATTTGCAATTTCAGGACGGCCAGTGGTCAAGAGGCAAAACGGCGGACACATTTGCTCCATTTGGACCTGTTGTCGTTACACATGAAGAAGTGGGTGATCCTCACAATCTAGCGATTTCGCTTGAACTAAACGGTGAAATTATGCAGGATTCAAATACAAGCAACCTAATTTTTACGGTTCCGAAAATCATATCATTTTTATCACAGTCCATGACACTAAAGCCAGGTGATTTGATTGCAACAGGTACACCACCTGGCGTTGGAATGGGACGTAATCCGAAAATCTGGTTGAAAAACGGTGACCGGATGAACGTCAGTATTGAGAGAATCGGCACGCTTTCTAACTACGTAAAAGCCTGA
- the larE gene encoding ATP-dependent sacrificial sulfur transferase LarE, which yields MLIEKYRNLQGILQKMESVVVAFSGGVDSTFLLKVAIDTLGYDNVLAITADSETYPSSELKEALMLSKWIGANHRVIQTSELAIPGYTSNNQNRCYFCKSSLFDHLLPILEEYDFNNIIYGVIADDANEFRPGMKAAKEKGIRGPLLEANLFKKEIRALSKEAGLPTWDKPSFACLSSRIAYGDIITKEKLTKVDKSEAYLKSLDIHQVRVRTHEDTARIEVEPDDMPRVLQYHVAITKRLKQFGYKYVSMDLTGYTSGSMNIALKKEEML from the coding sequence ATGTTAATAGAAAAGTACAGAAATCTGCAGGGTATTCTCCAAAAAATGGAGTCGGTTGTGGTCGCTTTTTCAGGAGGGGTGGACAGCACGTTTTTGCTAAAAGTCGCGATTGATACTTTGGGTTATGATAATGTGTTAGCCATTACAGCAGATTCGGAAACCTATCCTTCGAGTGAGTTGAAAGAAGCCCTTATGCTATCAAAATGGATTGGTGCCAACCATCGTGTCATTCAAACTTCGGAATTGGCCATTCCTGGATATACATCAAATAATCAAAATCGCTGTTACTTTTGTAAAAGTAGTTTATTTGACCACCTGCTTCCTATACTTGAAGAATATGACTTTAATAATATTATTTATGGAGTTATTGCTGATGATGCAAACGAATTTCGTCCAGGCATGAAAGCAGCTAAAGAAAAAGGAATCAGGGGACCTCTTCTAGAAGCCAATTTATTCAAAAAAGAAATAAGAGCATTGTCCAAGGAAGCCGGTTTGCCAACCTGGGATAAACCGTCATTTGCTTGCCTATCCTCACGAATAGCATATGGCGATATCATTACGAAGGAAAAATTAACCAAAGTGGATAAATCAGAGGCTTACTTAAAATCATTGGATATTCATCAGGTAAGAGTCAGGACGCATGAGGATACTGCCCGAATTGAAGTTGAACCCGATGATATGCCGCGAGTGCTTCAATACCATGTGGCGATCACGAAACGGCTGAAGCAATTTGGTTATAAGTATGTATCAATGGATCTCACGGGCTATACAAGCGGAAGTATGAATATAGCGCTTAAAAAGGAAGAAATGCTATGA